The region aaacactttaaaagcacattggAAATGTTTGTatgctaataaaatattggttaatAGGTCCAGGTATTTCCTTTTCCTGCATGAGTACTTGGCACTCACGTGCATCGGTGCGCCGGAAGTATCCTACTTGCTGTAATGCCAACGCAAAGTCTGCAGCGCATTACCACATAATTCAGGCCTACCgcacggattatgcagcaatgcaagtcaatgggcgacgcagCAAGTGTGCACGATGGGAGCTGGCGTGCATGCGCGGACCAACGGGAATCCTAgcgacgtacttcctgcccagggaGTACGGTACGTCACTAGCCGGGGGTCCATGCTATACATATGACTCTATAACCGCACTGTAGCGCAGAGTCATATGAAGGCTGATTTCAGCCCACATTGCACCGCTACTATTAGGTGTGCTACCGGCCTTAGACACCACGTGTGTTTTCTGTTTTCGCAAATGTATTTTTGCATACGAATGCATGTGGTGTCCCCAAAAGGCAGGCAAAAAATACCACCTCCCTCAGCCCTTCCATCACCTCTCTCTCTGTTCTGCACACAATCTGCCCCTTCTGTTGCTCTCAGGGCCGTGGAGActgtataaaaatcatccaactcctccgtttatgaaaccatcgactccgggtacccaaaattgctccgacttcacAGACCTTGTAGGGTTAtgaagtgggtacaaaaatcatcaaccTCCGACTCGGACTCTaggtccaggtacccaaaaattgctgcgattccaactccacagccctggttgttctTTCTCTTCCTTACTAGCTGTTCCATCTCTCATCTgtgttccgtgtgtgtgtgtgtgtgtctctctctctctctttctgtcgcCCTCTCTCCACTTTGCGTTTTATTTTTCCTCTGAGCCCCGGTTCAAACTGGCATTAAAAAAACATTCCGTTAGCAAATCGTAACAGATCTTGACAGAGGCCaagggatccaatgttaacctatggatccgtaaGCATCCCCCTGTTCAAATGGATTCGTTCTGCACGATCCGCTGAACGGAACGCAAGTTTCCTGCAGCACCAATCTTTCAGGCCCACTGAGCCTGCTGGAATGGAAACTGAAGCTGAAGcattgcattgggggcaatgagaaaacatttcttcacactagtcaAGAAACGGACTGTTATGAGGGGCAAAATCTACTTTGGGTACTTGGCTGCAGAATGCAAGAGGCCTTGTTAGGTTTTTTTCACGCTTTCACTAATTGAGTGACTGACTACAGACTACAATAGGATATTGGTGGGAGAATCATGGAGGTGCTGGGTAATTGGGAGCTGAGAATTGAGGTATACAGTGTGAAATAATGCATGGCAATAACCCTAGCAATTCGTCGAGCTAAACtgggagtctgggggggggggggggttgtggggaaAAGGGAACGGAAGCAGCAGAACGGAAACGGAGTGGGCACtccaacgcaagtgtgaaccgggcctaacgccCTCCCTCTCGATACTTACTAATTCTTAGATGACTCTCAAGCTTATCCTTTCTTCGTGCTACAAACTGCTTTCCCTAATCTCGTAAACCCAGTAGTCATCTAATGAATATTTAACCTATGCCCATTTGTGCTTGATATATCTTGCGTGATAAAATGACTTAGCACCTGTACATCTGTTTTCTTTTCAGGGTTCCTAATGAGAGGATCATGTCGATCTCACGATTTGGGTGATTCATAGCATGGCTGCTTCCCGTTCGACTCGCGTCACAAGATCTACTGTAGGCTTCAACGGATTAGATGAGAGCTTCTGTGGTCGCACCCTCAGGAATCGCAGCATCGCTCACCCTGACGAGGTTGTCCCACCAGCACTCCTGAGATCCAGATCCCCAAAGAAGAGGCCAGAGTCAGCCCAGATCCAGAAAGGAATCGTTGCTAAGGGCAGTGAGCTCAAACAACCAGGTCCTCGTGAATCTTGGGTCAGCCCGAGAAAGAGAGGCCTTTCAGTTTCAGAAAAGGACGTTGTTGAGAAAGACAGTGTGGAAAACGCTGATAAGAAATCGTCTGGACCTTTGTCTCCCGTGTTGAAGAAAATCAGGCGCTACCTCCGTTCCGAGGATCCCGGCAGCCCGGAGGAGGAAGTGCCCAGTACATTTCACAAAGAGTCCTCAGAAAGGAGGAACTCTGAGTCCGACAATGAAACAGATACTTCCCGTTCTAAACGAGCTAATAGATGTGTTTTACTGGATGATAGTAACCAAAGGCAAGTCAAAACTGATACGGAGTCCGAGGAACTCCTGAAAAAGTCCTCAGCTGACGGGGGTGGTTTTAACCATCAGATCGTTAATGGTATTGACAACAACGAGACTGCTGCTGTAAAATGTAACAATTGTTCCCCGGATGGGAGTATTAAACCGAGTAATACTAGTACGTTCGGCCCCCTTGGGGAATTAACTGTATCCGAGAATGGGAGTACTTTAGCTCCTTGCTCCATTCCCGGGAACAAGGAGAAGGACAATCTCCCTGACCATAATGTGCCTTGCACACACTCCGAGGAGCAGGCAGACAATAAGGACCATGAATTGTTAAGTAACTGCCTGCCTATTGATCACATTAATCAGACCAATGAAATGGCAGGTGGCTCCTGTACCGAAACACTGTTGATCGTGCGGGATTCCGAGGAGGAACTTGACGTTGTAGGTGATGATGTTACCAAGGAACAAGCTGCTCTGTCCCCAAACAATGTACCCAACCCCGatgaggacaaacccttatgcgaGGATGACTTCTCCTTGTCGGATATGCCCTCGTTCGAGCTGTGCTTTTCAGACACCCAAGAacataggtacactttaagaacgtCCCCGCGGAAGTCTGCATCGGTCAAAGATAGCCCGTCTGTGAACGACTCTCCGTGCGGAGAGAACGGACAGGCTGAGGAGGCTGCTAGAGGGGGTAGTATTTTTTCCACCTCCGTTAACGGCTCCGTGACAAACCTCGAAGAAGCCGCTCTGactgataaaaaacaaaactgtcCTTCTATGAAGTATTCGCAGGAAAAGCCGGCTTCTTGTCCATCCTCATCGGTTCCACCTGCCAAAGAGAGCGGCAGCGGGCAGCCtgcagaagaggaagaggaggagcccGACGTGTACTTCTTTGAGTCCGATCATGTGGCTTTAAAACACAACAAAGAGTATGTGTAACCATGGTAACCTTGATTTCTGAAATTCACTTCCGTGTTTTCATTGTTTGAGTCAAAAGATTGTTACGTGCTCACAAATGGCCTTGGAGCCTCGTGGTGAAGAATGTGGATCCAAACACCGAACTCAACCCTACAGtaggaaaatactccaaataatttgctTCATTTCATGTAACAGCCACAACGTCTCAGGCTGTGTGCCCTTTGTCAAGAGGCACCTGACGAAGGGCACACAGACCGAAACGTGCTGGTCTTGCTATTCTGTACAACTGCTATATGGAATAAAGCAATGTATTTGGAGTAGGGTTGAGTTTGGTGTTTTTATCCAAATTCTTCACCAGAGTATTGGAAGCCTGATGAACCGTTTCACCTCACTGGATTCCCTTGTGATAGAGCAGGAGTCCCTGGTATCTGGCACCAGCGGGGATAGCCTGGTGCCGGATATATGTACTTGCCGTTTGCAACCATCCTAAAAAGCACAGAACTCCCCCCAAacactcaccgagcctccagtgacGTCTGGCAGCCTTCTTCTTGCTCCTAGCTGGCACCTAGCCGCTTTCCGGCTTCCCCTGTGCACGGAAGCCAGCATGTCACCTGGCCTGCATCGAGTCACATGACACGACAAAAGCCGCGCACTGacgccaggaagctgttaggagcAAGAGGAAAGCTGCAAAATGTCACTGGAGGCTCAATGAGTATTTAAAATGCTGCAAAGACCCTAGAAACCCCCCAAACAAAGTCCACATTGCTTAATCTTAGGCCTGCAGAGGAACCTCTACTCACAATTGAAGCCCTGTGTCCATTTCAGATGCTTCTCATAAGTCTGTCTTGGTGTAGGTTCACACTAGCACTGGGGAGTGGGTGGGGAGACCGCCATATCTATGCTCCAGCGAATTTAGCAGGCCTTACTCTGATAGACTTTTTAGTTCTATTTTTGGCTGATTCAATTACTTTGTTCGAAACGGCTAGTCATCTGTTGCTCCACCAAATCAGTTTGATCCCCTTTCGAACGAGACTATGCAGTTAATCGATTGAACgtctgattggacatgttggttGCACTACCGGATCACGTCATTTGGCCACAGGGATTGGCAGGTGCCTCAGAGATGCCTGTGTCTATTAGCGGTGACGTGGGCACCCCATGTAGCTAGTAGCCAATCGGCTACTACATAGGAATTAACAGTTGTAGATGATTGGTCAGGTAGAATTATCCTTTGCCCCAACCTgtgcttaaagcacacctgacctgagagtggtatggaagctgccttattttcttttaaacaaaaccagttacctggcatcctgctcatcctctgcctttaacacttttagccttagaccctgaacaagcatgcagcagatcaggtgttcctgactgaagtctgattggattagccacatgcttgttttaggtgtgtgattcagactcttctgcagccaaagagatcagcagggctgccaggcaactggtattgtttaaaaggaaataaatatggccgccaccatatctctctcagttcagttgtgctttaaggcctgtacacatgctagattgatGTTGCCTGGgcttagaccagtgtttctcaaacctgtccttgtgactccccaatggtgcatgttttgcatgcAACCTCGTCCATGCACAGGtgggataattagtgtctcagctacatggaatccacctagctgagccactaattaccccacctgtgcataggggaggctgcctgcagaacatgcaccgttggcagtcatgaggacaggtttgagaaacactggcctacactgtacagacacacagtGGGCCAGGCAGTAGTTAGGgggttgctgtacacatgcttgattatcAGCAGTGGCAGTCATTATGGGGCGACTTTaaactagcatgtgtacaggcatTTAGCTATAAACAACAAGAAAGACCCGCCTCATTCCCTTGTGACTGCTTTGCATTTAACATAGAAACTTCAGGAAAGAGGATCCTATATTAACATACTTCTATCATTTCTGTGATAGGCATTCAATAGGAAGGATtgatagagaggagcagcatctaaGGGGCTTCAACGTCCGTACCTGGCCCATTTGTCTTTTTGATCTGGCCCTCCGTTGaagggctggattcacagtgcctCGTCCCCTCTCtatgcagagctgtgtgcagagcgtaaatgacaggttactcacctggctctccGTTTCCAGCACCAATCTCCTTTCAGCTGTGCATCCAGCGTCCTGTTTCCATGGCTACAGTAGCATCATGTGACCGACGGCCATTACGTGCCAGCTGGTCACATAAAGATCGACTCGCTGTGGCCACAGACACTGGATGCTCGGTTGACGGGAGATTGGCGCTGGAAGCCAAGAGGCAGGTGAGTAGGCATTCATTTATACTCCACAcatctgctgcctatactggggtcagctgGCTTCCTAAACTAGGGAGgcggcctacctaatactgggggcacagctggctacctaaactgaggagggaCCTGACTAATAATGGgggcacagctggctacctaaactagggaggGGCCTGACTAATACTGGGTGCACAATTGGGTACCTAAACTAGGGAGGGGCAtgactaatactgggggcacagctggcttcctaaactggggagggACCTGACAAATAATGGGGGCACagttggctacctaaactgggtagGGACATGCCTAATAATGGGGGCACAGTTGCCTACTTAAACTAGGGAGGGGCCTGCCTAATGCTGGGGGACATCTGCTACCTGTACTAGGGAGTGGGTTGCCTAATGCTGGgggcacagctggctacctaaactgggcaggGGCCTGCCTAATGCTGGgggcacagctggctacctaaactggggagggtCCTGCCTaataatgggggcacatctggctacctaaactggggggtggcCTGCCTAATAATGGGGGCACATcttctacctatactagggagggggctgcctaatgctgggggcacatcgCCTACCTAAACGGGAGGGGGCTGCTTAATAATGGGAGCACACctaattacctatactggggaaagggctgcctaatacttggaGCACAGCTGGCTTCCTAAACTggcgaggggctgcctaatacaggAGGCACATCTGCTACCTGAAGTGgggagggctgcctaatactgggggcacagttTGCTGCCAAATACCGGggacacatctgctacctatactggggagagtgcTGCTTAATAATGGGGGCACAGttggtttcctatactggggagtgggctgcctaatactgggggcacatctgctacctaaactggggaggggcttcctaatactgggggcatggtTGGCTGCCCAATAccaggggcacatctgctacctaaactggggaggaggctgcctaatactgggggtacaggtggctacctaagctggggggggggggggaggctcatTGGCTACCTCAATTAGGGACTGAACTAAGACTAGGGGTGCATTAAATTCATATTGGAGAGTTTTTTGGCGGTTTagtcagtgctttgctgatccttGCCAATCAGCCAAGTGCCATGACAATGGATTTCAATGGATgtattctcactgcagcgttgCATACTGTATAAAATCGCAATTGCACTGCATTCAGATTGTTTTTACCAgttgcaatcccccccccccaccccccaaacaaAATCGCAAAGCTAAAGTGCATTGCAATATTGCAGTTGCTTGCCCATAAAATACCATTTCGAGCAACAGTTATGCGAAACGTGTACAcagcctaaggccccatttactcttaatcagttggtacgtgttttttttttttttcttttccatagcagtacattgtggaaaagctttcagttaaaatgtgtatagtgtgaactgagccattgggaaacatgggcattactttgaaaatcagttgtcctttcagttataactgagagcaactgattaggtgtaaatggggcctaacccTTTATATGTATCCTGCAGTAAAGAAGTTGATGTTTCCGTTATAAAGCATTTTAGCAGCAGCTGCCCGTGGAATTCTATTCTCACGCCAGAGAAGTGGAGCAAATCCGTCCTTTCCTTGGCATGTATCTCCCTTCTGAAAGTATTGATCACAGGCGGGCTAAATACACTGTTCAGGAGAGCCGCTGGGACCTCTGAACTTCTGTCGGGATGTACGGATATCTCCGCACTGACAGATGATTCCTTTGTTCTCCAGAGAAGAGCACAATTATCACTAATCCAGCTGAGGATCTCAGCACTGCCGGCTTTCCCTGCCGCAGTGTGATCAGCCGCTGAGAGAAGAGTGCAGCATCTGTGTATCGCTGCCGGTAACTCTTATAATATCTTATAGTGCTGCAGTAATGGGGGGACCATAGCCTAGATTACAAGCTTGGAGAATGGGAATTGTTGGCATGAGGGAAAAATACAGAgtaatacagtaaaacccccgtTATCCAGTAAATACAGTAAAACTCTgttaaccagaaaaaaaaatcccggCCTTACAGAATGCATACATCTACTTAtacacttctttatacagtaatacaccttacattaaagagtaactccagtgaaaataatgtaataagtgcttcatttttacaataattatgtataaatgatttagtcagtgtttgcccattgtacaatctttcctttccctgatttacattctgacatttaccacatggtgacatttttactgctggaaggtgatgtcaggtgaaggagatgctgcttgctttttttggcagttggacccagctgtaaatagctgttatttcccacaatgcaatgaggttcccaTACAGGAAAATGTCAGCCAGTGAGTAGTTCCAGAGATGAGGATCCTAAAATCTAGGGAAAGAGAAGGTAAAGTTTGCTGCAGAGCTTTCTGGTTGCTCCATTAGCCAGCCATCTCACAGAAGGCCTCTCCCACACACGCCATCTCACAGAaagcccctcccacacacacatgtGCCATCTAACAGgaagcccctcccacacacaGGCGCCATCTCACAGGAAGCCCCCTCTGCACACACCCACGCCATCTTAcagcccctcccacacacacgatTCTCGGGTGgaagtctagtgtgtgtacacttgTCCCCCGACATCACTGATAATCTCATTAGTGATTCGCAGCATTGGATTCCTAACAACATGTGCAGCGATTGTTTCTGAACTGCCGGATTATTTCTGACTACAATAATTGAAAGTTTTTGTAGTTTAAAGCGCAAGTTTagcctcatatttttttttttttgtaatagcaAGTTAGCAGTAATTAGCAATGCACAAAACACTTCTATACTTTTTCCGATATATATACATGGGATGGATCTGGCTGGCTGCATCCTGTAGCTCCTTGCTGCCGGCTGAGTGGGAGTGCTTCCCAGCATAAAGCAGATCATGTGACTCCACTCATCACTGCCACGTGCTGAGAAAAAATAACTCTTTATGGTCATTACTGCAGCACAGCATTTGCATTGTCTTCATGCCCGTTTTCCTTCCAGGTCATTGTGTTATAAAGCATTTAACCCTCCCCACGCCCTCCCCAGTCTATATAGTCCTTTGATAAAGTCACTGGGTAGCTTGTGAAAAGGCCTATAAAGGCTTCTTTACACAGTGAGGTTCTGTTCATTGGAGAGGCATTGAGAATGCTGCATAGTGAAACATTTAGAAGCATCTCAGAGCTGTTTGGAAGTTCCATAggagttaaccctcctggcggtctattaggaaccgccagggggcagcgcagcactattttttaattttttttttttttaaatcatgtagcgagcctagggctcgctacatgatagccgctgtacagcggcaaccccccgcctgcttcgatcgcctctggcgatctttgatcaggaaatcccgttcaaagaatgggatttcctgaaaggcttccccgtcgccatgacgtcaccgacgtcatggacgtcgtgacgtctaagggagtcccgatccacccctcagtgctgcctggcattaattggccaggcagcgcgcgcgggggggggggggggggggggggggggacggcgcGGCGATCTtgcgcggagcggcggcaatcaaaatgcacacgcagctagcactttgcaaaaaaaaatgatgcaagtcggcccagcagggcctgagaaatcctcctgcgcggcatagctgagctcagctcgggcttaccgccaggaaggttgatGGAAGCATTAACGTAAACTCAAAGCGAacatcagctaaaaaaaaaagatacttacctaggtagagggaagcctctggatactctgAAGGTACTCCTAGCCCTACCTCCATTGCCTAGGACCCTCCTAATGATGATCATGACCGGACTCCTCTTTATGCAGGAGTGTAGGCTGTGCTGCATCGATGCAGGTacgactgcacctgtgcagtggcatgggttactgtgcaagcgcagcagTACTCGCATGAGCACAGTTTGGCCGCGTCCGTGATCAGAAATACGAAATGGGAAGCCTCTGAGATAGATTGAGGGGAAGAATGTGTGTTGGTACTCACCTTAACCACTTACGTACAAGACGGATCTATCCCCtttaagcaggaggattagccatactacgccaggggggaaaaaaccacataagtagatacatacttgatctacttgcataacacatgtattgtactgtctatgttttgatttcagtgaatgttatatagtaaatgaaaaaaaaaatctgttcctgtTGGAAACCATGttatttgcccacagtttaggctaaatcctgatgtcatttctgccctttactttttgttcttttctcctccaatgacTGAGTCACctaagccttgcttgtaaacacaaatgagcaggggatcgtgttttagataggcagctaggcagggaaataaatggaagaggaggaatagattatagataaaaagaacccccagcatgcaactgtttggcactgactactaaagggccagtgctccttaaagggaacctaaacagagagcGATATggatatttacttttaaacaatactagttgcttgacagtcctgctgatctctgtggctgcagtagaggctgaatcacacacctgaaacaagcatgcagctaatccagtctgacttaagtcacagcacctgatctgcatgcttgttcaggggcgatggctaaaagtattagagacacaggatcagcaggagagtcaggcaactggtattattttaaaaggaaaaatccatatccttctcagtttaggttccctttaagtatgtgattactccaaatcataacagcagaaaaagttttgaatgcaggattagcatctttatcacttaatacactcagaccagttgctattgaaattagatttttatggtgacaatcccgctttaaggaccagagctttttttttgttttttcctattttaccaagtgattactgtgattggctcacagtaatcacggggtcaggagccaatccaAATTACAGAAGCTCTGCTATCGGTCGTGACATAAGAGCGAGGAGGTACAGAAATGTGATTGGTGAGAGCGATGAGACCGCGCATAGCGGAGCTCATTGAAATCTACGCCGTGGCAGGAAAAACAGGACACAAAcatggcatagatttcaatccgaAAGGCCAGGTAGCAGTTAAGAAGTCAGTATGTCCACTAATTTTCATttgtaaatgttaaaaaaaaccaaaaaaaaaaacccgctatGATGCATCAGTGGTACACAAGTCATTTTATAATGTATTGTTATTAAAAATGACCTTGCCCTATTAGTTGGCAGCCAAATGTGCATGTAAAGGGCCTCGAAGCACAAACACACGGTTTTCTACTTGAAATATGTACTTTGGCAGTTTTTATATccctcttaggcccagtgcacaccgagcggatccgccggccgaatccgcctgaaaatccgcgtggctaatgtatctctatggactggtgcacaccggcggattGAGGTTTTtaccaagccgcaaacgtgcctcttgctgcacgtttgcggtttgcttaaaacctcaaaccgccggtgtgcacaagcccatagagatacattagccacgcggatgctgatgcggatgcggccggtgaacacccggcggatcgcatcaagatccgcctggtgtgcactgggacaaaactctgtcatccgcacccaaaaccgctagcgttttgtggatctgcaggcggttttggtgtgcactaggccttactgagcatatttatttacttttgaacAGTGCAAATTgtatggctgtgctgctgatacttttagccatagaccatgaacaagcatgcagaggttTTTtgccaaaaaactgacaagattagccacatgcttgtttcaggcgagcGATTGTAAAACTaccacagccaaagagatcagcagggctgccaggcaactggtattgtttaaaaggaaatgaatatggcagcatccaaatACTACCTGCAACCTCCACATAActttcgcttcaggttccctttcacttTTTCTTGTGAATAGAGTGGGAAAGGGTTAAAATTTCTGTAAAATTTTTACTGCTATTAGGGTCCCCATTGGAGTTAGATTTATGCACATCCTGCCTCAAACAGGACAAGTTAAAGGAATTTTTCAAGGAGTAGTGTCTGTCAGCTGTTATCATAGCAGGTACCCAGTTCTGTTACTCCTATTGCTGCCATGACTACAGTAGAACATTAGTAAATTCATTAGTACAGCACATAGAGAATGCATCAAACGGCTGTGTAAATTATTTGCCAACAGCGCCACCTATGGAGGGTCAGATGAAAACAGTAAGCCTAATGCCAGTTTGCACTTACATTTGTTGCACTGACATGATAAATATATTCTTTCCTGTACAACCTGTTATTTAGTAATGGAGATCAACCATTTTGTGATCTGTTTGCCAGCCGGATCACATAGGCAAAAGCAAGCAACTAGGgtttcccacgatgcatcactgctgaacatgCACAAGCTGAATTATCTCAAATACCTCCTGCTttgagaaggcaaattacactgagcgttgctttttagtaggagggcttttcagtctcttttagtccctttatactttcctagtgattcttggtcaccatgagctatctgggtgttCTGAAGTCTCAGGCTTTTTTCATTCTACTGAATTTAATGGCTGCCTGTATAAAGTCATCATTTTTGTGCTGCATAAATCAACCAGaaccctttaaaaggaacctgatatGCGAGACcaatagaagctgccatatttatttccttttaaacaataccagctgcctggcagtcctgcagatttttctggtcagtagggtcatgaggtgcgtacacacgcactacaaaaggaaacgacgggtccgctggaccctcccgctgggcggtctttagccgacagtatttgcgtgtgtacgcgctgtcggcggactgatgaggctgtttctgaacgattcgctcagcagatcgttcagaaacagccttatcagtccgccgacagcgcatacacacgcactactgtcggctgaacgtccgcccagcgggagggtccggcagacccgtcgttgccggcggtagtgcatgtgtacgcactttaaagcacacacctaaaacaagcatgcagctaatctttgatCAGATTTGtcacagacatctgatctgcatatgcttgttcagggtctatggcttaaagagaacctgtactgagtaaaaatatttaaaataaacacgaggtaacttcaaatgaacattacatagttaccttgccatcagttcctctcagaagctcaacattttcttctgacaattatcccttccagttctgacaatattttgtcagatctgacatatatcagttgctgtcagtaaaatatcagttgctttcagttatagctgagaggaaaactgatgtaccaggtaatgtccatgtttccctatggctcaagtgggcgatgttacagtttaactgtgtgctgaccagaaagctgttatgggtaatggccattttcaaaatggaggacggaaaattcccttgatcacagtgaacaaacgggacgtgggacaggagaaagacactgaggagtagactacatggaaggcaagtatgacttgtgtatgcttattttgacttttaattttcagttcaggttttctttaaagtattaagacagaggatcagcaggacagccaggcaatgtgctttgtttaaaggaaatatttATGTAATGCCTGGCATACATGGTAAGTtttctccttatcaatcgagccgctgttggctcgattgatcatatccgacaggtccgatgacctgccggatagattccctgctcaatccccgcgggcggacagtaGCGGGGAATCAAGCGGCTGATAAGGGATGCCCACagggatcgatccgcgcggacgagcagggatgcgccggcatcgagccagcggctccacCCGGTGCATAATTgaatccgtgtatgcccagcattagccaacatatccctcttacctcaagtaaaaaaaagtgtctttGGTTGCTAACACCCTAAATGTAACTTTGCTGGGATCTATACTTTTTATCAAATCTACCTTGGGTCTGTTGACCCCAGCTTG is a window of Hyperolius riggenbachi isolate aHypRig1 chromosome 6, aHypRig1.pri, whole genome shotgun sequence DNA encoding:
- the ZZZ3 gene encoding ZZ-type zinc finger-containing protein 3 isoform X1, with the protein product MAASRSTRVTRSTVGFNGLDESFCGRTLRNRSIAHPDEVVPPALLRSRSPKKRPESAQIQKGIVAKGSELKQPGPRESWVSPRKRGLSVSEKDVVEKDSVENADKKSSGPLSPVLKKIRRYLRSEDPGSPEEEVPSTFHKESSERRNSESDNETDTSRSKRANRCVLLDDSNQRQVKTDTESEELLKKSSADGGGFNHQIVNGIDNNETAAVKCNNCSPDGSIKPSNTSTFGPLGELTVSENGSTLAPCSIPGNKEKDNLPDHNVPCTHSEEQADNKDHELLSNCLPIDHINQTNEMAGGSCTETLLIVRDSEEELDVVGDDVTKEQAALSPNNVPNPDEDKPLCEDDFSLSDMPSFELCFSDTQEHRYTLRTSPRKSASVKDSPSVNDSPCGENGQAEEAARGGSIFSTSVNGSVTNLEEAALTDKKQNCPSMKYSQEKPASCPSSSVPPAKESGSGQPAEEEEEEPDVYFFESDHVALKHNKDYQRLLQTISVLEAQRAQAVLDVERLTTQQKEALTDPIGFVEDLQKKMDLGIPRPQRIVQLPEISWDQYTSALGNFEREFRNRKRNSRRVKLIFDKAGLHANSQRAGDKDGEPSSYSVLPQSDSQDSSATSASQVRGRLCTETKPGTFNQLWTVEEQKKLEQLLLKYPPEEVESKRWQKIADGLGNRTAKQVHHRVASRVQKYFIKLTKAGIPVPGRTPNLYMYSKKPPSKRQHILNKHLFKPSTFMTSHEPPVFMEEDDDHSSFRDTAADEDDEVSDDESIPTAYRELPEYRELLELKKLKKQRLHEMETESGFVQHVGFKCDNCGIEPIQGIRWHCQDCPQDMSVDFCDSCSDCLYETETHKESHHLEPVYKAETFLDRDYCMPRGTSYNYLDPNYFPANR
- the ZZZ3 gene encoding ZZ-type zinc finger-containing protein 3 isoform X2, coding for MAASRSTRVTRSTVGFNGLDESFCGRTLRNRSIAHPDEVVPPALLRSRSPKKRPESAQIQKGIVAKGSELKQPGPRESWVSPRKRGLSVSEKDVVEKDSVENADKKSSGPLSPVLKKIRRYLRSEDPGSPEEEVPSTFHKESSERRNSESDNETDTSRSKRANRCVLLDDSNQRQVKTDTESEELLKKSSADGGGFNHQIVNGIDNNETAAVKCNNCSPDGSIKPSNTSTFGPLGELTVSENGSTLAPCSIPGNKEKDNLPDHNVPCTHSEEQADNKDHELLSNCLPIDHINQTNEMAGGSCTETLLIVRDSEEELDVVGDDVTKEQAALSPNNVPNPDEDKPLCEDDFSLSDMPSFELCFSDTQEHRYTLRTSPRKSASVKDSPSVNDSPCGENGQAEEAARGGSIFSTSVNGSVTNLEEAALTDKKQNCPSMKYSQEKPASCPSSSVPPAKESGSGQPAEEEEEEPDVYFFESDHVALKHNKDYQRLLQTISVLEAQRAQAVLDVERLTTQQKEALTDPIGFVEDLQKKMDLGIPRPQRIVQLPEISWDQYTSALGNFEREFRNRKRNSRRVKLIFDKAGLHANSQRAGDKDGEPSSYSVLPQSDSQDSSATSASQVRGRLCTETKPGTFNQLWTVEEQKKLEQLLLKYPPEEVESKRWQKIADGLGNRTAKQVASRVQKYFIKLTKAGIPVPGRTPNLYMYSKKPPSKRQHILNKHLFKPSTFMTSHEPPVFMEEDDDHSSFRDTAADEDDEVSDDESIPTAYRELPEYRELLELKKLKKQRLHEMETESGFVQHVGFKCDNCGIEPIQGIRWHCQDCPQDMSVDFCDSCSDCLYETETHKESHHLEPVYKAETFLDRDYCMPRGTSYNYLDPNYFPANR